A genomic window from Pirellulales bacterium includes:
- a CDS encoding DUF1592 domain-containing protein, whose protein sequence is MRLSFVSQYIVCSLASVVLCWMLLCAPRVTWGADTFLAEKLQPFLAKYCIDCHGGAEPEADLALDLLKDESVISEDRNRWAHVVEYLEAGIMPPDDQVQPTPEEVAAVNAWISTRLANLKGTTTRDPGRVTIRRLNRIEYNNTVRDLLGVDFQPADDFPSDDVGYGFDNIGDVLSMPPILLEKYLAAADKIAARAIVDPWPPAAEVRKFTAAQLISGQRGSKGVATGRLETEGEVFVAREFLAEGDYVLRVTAHGEQAGDEPPRMAVRLNNKDLATFDVPAVAGSPAVFEMRVRIPTGKQRVALAYLNNFVDPENPDPARRDRNLIIDSLEIDGPHGEVLPPASHRQVIFREPAGDDEACAEEILTRFATRAYRRPVAAEEVDRLMELVRLARDSGDSFERAIRLAVQAALVSPHFLFRVELDADSGGDVPVQKIDNHQLASRLSYFLWSSMPDEELFRLAEQGALGQDEVLAAQVRRMIADPRSQAMVENFAGQWLQIRNLSIASPDRKRFKGFDEFLRTAMRKETELFFASIMREDRSIVELIDADYTFVNERLAEHYGIKGVSGDEFQRVKLTDRRRGGVLTQASVLMVTSNPTRTSPVKRGKWIMEQILGTPPPPPPPGVQELEQVKLEGTLRQKMEQHRANSSCAVCHARMDPLGFAFENFDAIGAWRDRDDEHEIDPSGILPGGQKFAGAAELRVLLAARPELFARSLVRKMLTYALGRGLEAYDTQTVAEIAERLKSQDYKFSALVLEIVRSEPFQMRRARGAE, encoded by the coding sequence ATGCGTTTGTCTTTCGTGTCGCAATACATCGTTTGTTCACTGGCCTCAGTCGTGCTGTGCTGGATGCTGTTGTGCGCGCCGCGGGTGACCTGGGGAGCGGACACGTTTCTCGCCGAAAAGCTGCAGCCGTTTCTGGCAAAGTATTGCATCGATTGTCACGGAGGAGCCGAGCCCGAGGCCGATTTGGCCCTCGACCTGCTGAAGGACGAGAGTGTTATCAGTGAGGATCGAAACCGCTGGGCGCACGTCGTGGAATATCTCGAGGCGGGCATTATGCCGCCCGACGACCAGGTGCAGCCAACGCCCGAGGAAGTGGCGGCCGTAAACGCCTGGATCAGCACGCGATTGGCGAATCTGAAAGGCACCACAACGCGCGACCCGGGGCGAGTGACGATCCGCCGATTGAATCGCATCGAATACAACAACACGGTTCGCGATTTATTGGGTGTTGATTTTCAACCGGCCGATGATTTTCCATCGGATGATGTCGGTTACGGCTTCGACAACATTGGCGATGTATTGTCGATGCCGCCGATCTTGCTGGAAAAGTACCTGGCGGCAGCTGATAAAATCGCCGCCCGCGCCATCGTCGACCCGTGGCCCCCCGCGGCGGAAGTCCGCAAATTCACCGCCGCACAACTTATTTCGGGGCAACGCGGAAGCAAGGGGGTTGCGACCGGCCGGCTGGAGACCGAGGGAGAAGTCTTTGTCGCGCGCGAGTTTCTGGCCGAGGGAGATTATGTGCTGCGCGTCACGGCCCATGGCGAGCAAGCAGGGGACGAACCTCCGCGTATGGCAGTACGGTTGAATAACAAGGACCTGGCGACGTTTGATGTCCCGGCCGTGGCAGGTAGCCCGGCTGTCTTTGAAATGCGGGTTCGCATTCCGACAGGCAAGCAGCGCGTGGCGCTTGCCTACTTGAACAACTTCGTCGATCCGGAAAATCCTGATCCGGCGCGGCGCGACCGCAACCTGATTATTGATTCCCTCGAGATTGATGGGCCGCATGGCGAGGTTCTGCCGCCCGCTTCGCATCGGCAAGTGATCTTCCGCGAGCCGGCTGGGGATGACGAAGCGTGCGCCGAAGAAATCCTGACCCGGTTCGCCACGCGCGCTTATCGCCGGCCGGTCGCCGCCGAGGAAGTCGATCGGCTGATGGAGCTGGTGCGGCTGGCGCGCGATAGCGGCGACTCGTTCGAACGAGCGATTCGCCTAGCGGTACAGGCGGCACTTGTGTCGCCGCACTTTTTGTTCCGCGTCGAGCTCGATGCCGACAGCGGCGGCGACGTGCCGGTGCAGAAGATCGACAATCATCAGCTGGCTTCGCGGCTGTCGTACTTCCTGTGGAGCTCGATGCCTGACGAGGAGCTTTTTCGGTTGGCCGAGCAAGGAGCGCTCGGGCAGGACGAAGTGCTGGCCGCGCAGGTCCGTCGGATGATCGCGGATCCGCGTTCGCAGGCGATGGTTGAGAATTTTGCCGGCCAGTGGCTGCAAATCCGCAATCTCAGTATCGCGTCTCCGGATCGCAAACGCTTTAAAGGCTTCGACGAGTTCCTGCGCACCGCGATGCGTAAAGAGACCGAGCTGTTTTTCGCCTCGATCATGCGAGAAGATCGCAGCATCGTTGAATTAATCGATGCCGATTACACGTTCGTCAACGAACGTCTGGCAGAGCACTACGGAATCAAAGGCGTAAGCGGCGACGAGTTTCAACGCGTGAAGCTGACGGATCGACGCCGCGGCGGCGTCCTGACGCAGGCCAGCGTACTAATGGTCACGTCGAATCCGACGCGCACTTCGCCGGTGAAACGGGGCAAGTGGATCATGGAGCAGATTCTCGGCACGCCTCCTCCGCCTCCGCCCCCCGGCGTACAGGAGTTGGAACAAGTGAAGCTGGAAGGGACGTTGCGACAAAAGATGGAGCAGCATCGGGCAAACTCCTCCTGCGCGGTTTGCCATGCGCGGATGGATCCGCTCGGCTTCGCTTTCGAAAACTTTGACGCGATTGGCGCTTGGCGCGATCGTGACGACGAGCACGAGATCGATCCGTCGGGCATTCTGCCAGGGGGGCAAAAGTTCGCGGGCGCCGCGGAATTACGCGTTCTGCTGGCCGCGCGGCCCGAATTGTTCGCTCGCAGCCTGGTACGGAAGATGCTAACTTACGCGTTGGGCCGTGGGCTCGAAGCGTACGATACCCAGACAGTAGCCGAGATTGCCGAACGTTTGAAGTCGCAGGATTACAAGTTCTCGGCCTTGGTGCTGGAAATTGTACGCAGCGAACCTTTCCAAATGCGACGCGCGCGAGGAGCCGAGTGA
- a CDS encoding response regulator, translated as MAKVLVVDDELGYRVSLEFFLAQAGHEVAVVATTAAAIARAQDFQPEILVVDWLLGDKQTGADLIRELRVQLPDIRVIVMSGLGPQMVRHQTEDLRIFRMVEKPFEPGAILDAVREAGAGLDSAHGSVGS; from the coding sequence ATGGCGAAAGTCCTTGTCGTTGATGACGAACTTGGCTATCGCGTCAGCTTGGAGTTCTTCCTTGCGCAGGCCGGGCACGAGGTGGCCGTCGTGGCGACCACGGCCGCTGCCATAGCACGTGCCCAGGATTTTCAGCCCGAGATTCTGGTCGTGGACTGGTTGCTGGGAGATAAGCAAACCGGTGCTGACCTGATCCGTGAGTTGCGGGTCCAATTGCCTGACATTCGGGTGATCGTGATGAGCGGATTGGGCCCTCAGATGGTGCGGCACCAGACCGAGGATCTGCGTATCTTTCGCATGGTCGAAAAGCCGTTCGAGCCCGGCGCGATTCTGGACGCCGTTCGCGAGGCGGGGGCCGGCTTGGATTCGGCTCATGGGTCGGTTGGCTCGTAA